One window of Oncorhynchus kisutch isolate 150728-3 linkage group LG25, Okis_V2, whole genome shotgun sequence genomic DNA carries:
- the kif20bb gene encoding kinesin-like protein KIF20B isoform X2: MDTCLDKKPERVGPIVVEDLRKDLFADFSAIASALPQDCVLFEKEHLRVYLRIRPFTTVENESGESQECVSMEPPDTVLLRAPRSSLSTRRQTSHADGDKPVTQTTQRFQFSQVYGPDTTQRQMFDGTVKRLLRDVLEGGNSIVFTYGVTNAGKTFTFLGPESDGGILPRSLNVIFNSIEGRVYAQNNIKPHRCRDFTRLTKDQQDEESTNKRNLMRLSKESDFLKSTMSSTCRSTILEGSSLSDISDQGEGDSFCLDVDSHTKYSVWVSFCEIYNENIYDLLEPIPNGSHRRTVLRLSQDIKGNTFVKDLKWVQVNNSEEAYKVLKIGKKNQSFSCTKLNNVSSRSHSIFSIRILRIEDVGIPRVHTISELSLCDLAGSERCAKTQNKGVQLKEAGNINSSLLTLGKCINALRLNQQAKFQQHVPFRESKLTHYLQGFFCGRGKACMIVNINQCASMYDETLNVLKFSAIAQKVVVLNIKPVPAIAPKRSARDVSLIINNAGCKNLWSRRESSMVAWETTLEDVQEDGDEEEEEDDYEEEESCDESMAEETILEAGEEDKTVLEDFNGQFALVEELREKLLKEEAEKLALESHIREEVTIEFMELFSKMESDYNERLSKEREIIEDRADKRLEILKNLVSKSVSKCASVTGDEEMTKEDKVELLEGIIDAMRDDLARIRRDAEAAQTCLVDLPESPGTVASPRKQVDDLSEELLKTQQQLHLKTNEMDEMSMELKQLCGQLEDAKENLESQTRTFEALMEICHEKDDMITKLQEAIDQNSEAATRDAALVDSIKDEILSLKQNCKCMSWESPSAEEGRNCHADVLENLDDQPALKKGRLEDERVILACELEKLQAECHQKDMTISQLKEEHEVMVQKLETVKGEIKIMNEDSGDLKREKVSFEQNLQKLTNDLEEQTDDCEAVMALLEKERKETARLSKDNKALVNGIFQLQQTSQKEESSVKTLQTELIEQTERSANLLEELEAARALLKELEDQSNEKSKTIESLTLETERLQKEAEELKVSSVQRNDSKFHDTIDAMKRECESVVEQLLQKSQWIADLEQELNQVREQLSGQEELCSQLRHELETLRSEAQFNLQDYELEKGAYNEITKSYSDLEQMAGHLKERIVDLEVQVQSSGGSSERVVELEKQLAEREAQCGALQARLEVAQQKLSQVEESHINKSKEKVIEDMRLALTEQERTQTEQEQILEAKMKEIEALSRELMSLKDSCLPKNMKSAKFSHVINCPGENVKPERQRTEERLKLVNEQHEVENQKCLEKRAILMEGADEPEQEESRCPAPELMRECRKELCRSTLQTEKVKLSKQPSEKEEESVSIVEALKLEMQERNAEKEHKLRERHDHFNFQTQDVLDSPQVSTDGRRELCFPKLESQLTPLHPNKLKVRRQGENKSVNIKITRSARKRNSNEMEKGPVESENKKNIKLRVNMQSPTVLGVKTDQNKQWTPASLKAKKDGTVQKIGDFIQCSPTLLGGEAKSIMGIVNGRSTKRERATSVKPKRTKRKLYKTEISSPLDIPSLPIIGLDQDEKESDHLIIRRQLRSRTARK; this comes from the exons ATGGATACGTGTTTGGACAAGAAACCAGAGAGAGTGGGGCCTATAGTTGTTGAGGATCTGAGAAAGGACTTGTTTGCTGATTTTTCAGCAATTGCATCTGCTCTGCCACAG GATTGTGTATTATTTGAGAAAGAGCATCTGCGGGTCTACCTCAGGATACGTCCCTTTACCACAGTAGAGAATGAAAGTGGTGAATCTCAG GAATGTGTGTCCATGGAGCCACCAGACACTGTTTTACTCAGGGCTCCTAGGAGCTCTTTATCAACCAGACGACAAACTAGTCACGCAGATGGTGACAAACCAGTCACTCAGACCACCCAAAGATTTCAGTTTTCTCAG GTATATggccctgacactacacagaggcAAATGTTTGATGGCACAGTGAAACGTCTGCTCAGAGATGTTCTAGAAGGAGGAAATTCTATTGTCTTCACATATGGAGTCACCAACGCCGGGAAGACATTCACATTCCTTG GCCCTGAGAGTGATGGTGGAATTCTTCCAAGGTCTTTGAACGTGATCTTCAACAGCATCGAGGGCCGGGTCTATGCACAGAACAACATCAAACCACATCGATGCAGAGACTTCACTAGGCTCACAAAGGACCAGCAGGATGAAGAGTCTACTAATAAGCGAAACCTCATGAGACTGTCAAAGGAG AGTGATTTTCTGAAAAGCACGATGAGCTCCACTTGCAGGTCAACAATACTGGAGG GTTCCTCCTTGAGCGACATCAGTGAtcagggggaaggagacagtTTCTGTCTGGATGTGGACTCTCACACTAAATACTCTGTGTGGGTTTCCTTCTGTGAAATCTACAATGAGAATATCTACGACCTGCTGGAGCCCATTCCTAATGGCTCACATAGGAGAACCGTCCTTCGGCTGTCCCAAGACATCAAGGGAAACACCTTTGTGAAAG ATTTAAAGTGGGTTCAAGTAAATAATTCAGAGGAGGCTTACAAAGTCCTGAAGATCGGAAAGAAGAACCAGAGTTTCTCCTGCACAAAGCTCAACAATGTCTCAAGCAGAAGCCATAGCATATTTTCCATTCGTATCTTGCGGATTGAAGATGTTGGTATACCCAGAGTCCACACAATTAGCGA GTTGTCGTTGTGTGATCTGGCTGGATCTGAGAGATGTGCAAAGACTCAGAATAAAGGAGTGCAGCTAAAAGAGGCTGGCAATATcaacagctcattgctcactctgggCAAATGCATCAATGCTCTGAGACTCAACCAACAAGCAAA GTTCCAACAACATGTCCCCTTCAGAGAGAGCAAGCTCACACACTACCTCCAGGGCTTTTTCTGTGGTAGAGGGAAAGCCTGCATGATTGTCAACATCAACCAGTGTGCCTCCATGTACGACGAGACGCTCAACGTCCTCAAATTCTCTGCCATCGCCCAAAAG GTGGTGGTCCTCAACATCAAACCAGTCCCTGCCATTGCTCCAAAGAGATCAGCCAGGGATGTGTCCCTCATCATTAACAATGCTGGCTGCAAGAACCtgtggagtaggagggagagctCCATGGTGGCTTGGGAAACGACTCTAGAAGATGTGCAGGAAGatggggatgaagaggaggaggaggatgattaTGAAGAAGAGGAAAGTTGCGATGAGAGCATGGCAGAGGAGACCATTCTGGAGGCGGGAGAAGAGGACAAGACGGTGCTTGAGGACTTCAAT ggccagtttgctctgGTGGAGGAACTGAGGGAGAAACTTCTGAAGGAGGAAGCTGAGAAATTGGCTTTGGAGTCTCATATCCGTGAAGAGGTCACCATCGAGTTCATGGAGCTATTCTCCAAAATGGAAAGTGATTACAA TGAGCGTCTTTCCAAAGAGAGGGAGATCATCGAGGACAGAGCGGACAAGAGGTTGGAGATCCTGAAGAATTTAGTCAGCAAAAGTGTCAGCAAGTGTGCAAGTGTCACTGGTGACGAGGAAATGACAAAG GAGGATAAGGTGGAGCTCTTGGAGGGGATCATTGATGCAATGCGAGACGACCTGGCTAGAATCAGGAGGGATGCAGAGGCTGCACAGACCTGTTTGGTGGACCTGCCTGAGTCTCCTGGCACTGTAGCCAGCCCGAGGAAGCAAGTGGATGACTTATCAGAGGAGCTCCTCAAGACCCAGCAGCAACTCCACCTCAAAACAAATG AAATGGATGAAATGAGCATGGAATTGAAACAATTGTGCGGGCAGCTAGAGGATGCGAAGGAG AATTTGGAATCTCAGACACGGACGTTTGAGGCCTTAATGGAAATCTGCCATGAGAAAGATGACATGATTACCAAGCTGCAGGAAGCAATAGACCAGAATAGTGAGGCTGCAACTAGGGAT GCAGCCTTGGTTGACTCCATCAAGGATGAGATTCTGAGCTTGAAACAGAATTGTAAGTGTATGAGTTGGGAAAGTCCCAGTGCTGAGGAGGGCAGGAACTGCCATGCTGATGTCCTAGAAAACCTTGATGATCAGCCTGCCCTGAAGAAAG ggcgTCTTGAGGATGAGCGTGTTATTCTAGCATGCGAGTTGGAGAAACTCCAGGCGGAATGTCATCAAAAAGACATGACCATTTCACAGTTAAAAGAAGAACATGAGGTGATGGTTCAGAAGTTGGAGACAGTCAAAGGAGAGATAAAAATAATGAACGAGGACTCCGGTGATCTCAAACGCGAGAAGGTTTCGTTCGAACAGAACTTACAGAAGCTCACCAACGATTTGGAGGAGCAGACGGATGACTGTGAAGCTGTGATGGCTttgctggagaaagagaggaaagagacagcCAGGCTCTCTAAAGACAACAAAGCACTGGTCAATGGCATCTTCCAGCTCCAGCAGACATCACAGAAAGAGGAGTCTTCAGTGAAAACTCTCCAAACAGAACTTATCGAACAGACTGAGAGGTCCGCCAATCTTTTAGAGGAGCTAGAGGCAGCCAGAGCACTCTTGAAGGAGCTCGAAGACCAATCTAACGAAAAATCCAAAACCATTGAATCCTTGACTTTGGAAACTGAACGACtccagaaggaagcggaggaacTGAAGGTCTCTTCTGTGCAGAGGAACGACTCAAAGTTCCATGACACCATAGATGCCATGAAAAGGGAGTGTGAGAGTGTGGTGGAACAGTTGCTCCAGAAGAGCCAGTGGATAGCTGACCTGGAGCAGGAGCTCAACCAGGTCAGAGAGCAGCTCTCTGGACAGGAAGAACTCTGCAGCCAGCTGAGACATGAGCTAGAGACACTGCGGTCAGAGGCACAATTCAACCTGCAGGACTATGAATTAGAGAAGGGGGCTTACAATGAAATTACGAAGAGTTACTCTGACCTCGAACAAATGGCAGGCCACCTGAAGGAGCGAATCGTGGACCTGGAGGTTCAGGTGCAGTCCTCTGGAGGCAGCTCTGAGAGGGTTGTGGAGTTGGAGAAGcagctggctgagagggaggCCCAGTGTGGAGCTCTGCAAGCGAGACTAGAGGTGGCTCAGCAGAAACTGTCCCAGGTGGAAGAAAGTCATATAAATAAGTCCAAGGAGAAGGTGATTGAAGACATGCGTCTTGCactgacagagcaggagaggacacaaACAGAACAAGAGCAGATTCTGGAGGCTAAGATGAAAGAGATTGAGGCTTTAAGTCGAG AGCTGATGAGTTTGAAGGACAGCTGCCTTCCAAAAAACATGAAAAGTGCCAAGTTTTCTCATGTGATCAACTGTCCTGGCGAGAACGTGAAGCCGGAACGTCAGCGGACTGAAGAGCGCTTGAAG CTGGTTAATGAGCAGCATGAGGTGGAGAACCAGAAGTGCCTTGAAAAGAGGGCAATTCTGATGGAGGGAGCCGACGAGCCAGAGCAGGAGGAGAGTCGGTGCCCGGCTCCAGAGTTGATGAGGGAGTGTCGAAAGGAGCTCTGCCGTAGCACGCTGCAGACTGAAAAG GTGAAATTGTCTAAACAACCTTCAGAAAAAGAAGAGGAGAGTGTCTCTATAGTTGAGGCCCTCAAATTAGAGATGCAGGAGAGAAACGCAGAGAAAGAGCACAAGCTCAGGGAGCGCCATGACCACTTCAATTTCCAAACACAAGAT GTACTGGACTCCCCGCAGGTGTCCACAGATGGCAGGCGAGAGCTTTGCTTCCCCAAGCTGGAGAGCCAGCTCACCCCTCTGCACCCCAACAAGCTGAAGGTCCGGAGGCAGGGAGAGAACAAGTCTGTGAACATCAAAATCACCCGCTCAGCCAGGAAGAGGAATAGCAACGAGATGGAGAAG GGCCCTGTGGAAAGTGAGAACAAAAAGAATATCAAGTTGAGGGTGAACATGCAG TCTCCGACAGTGCTTGGTGTAAAAACAGACCAGAACAAGCAATGGACACCAGCAAGTCTGAAAGCCAAAAAGGATGGAACCGTCCAGAAGATTGGAGACTTCATCCAGTGTTCCCCAACTCTGCTTGGGGGCGAAG CTAAGTCAATTATGGGGATTGTAAATGGAAGATCTACCAAGCGAGAGAGAGCCACATCAGTGAAACCGAAAAGGACCAAGAGGAAGCTGTACAAGACCgagatctcctctcctctggacatCCCATCTCTTCCG
- the kif20bb gene encoding kinesin-like protein KIF20B isoform X4, which translates to MDTCLDKKPERVGPIVVEDLRKDLFADFSAIASALPQDCVLFEKEHLRVYLRIRPFTTVENESGESQECVSMEPPDTVLLRAPRSSLSTRRQTSHADGDKPVTQTTQRFQFSQVYGPDTTQRQMFDGTVKRLLRDVLEGGNSIVFTYGVTNAGKTFTFLGPESDGGILPRSLNVIFNSIEGRVYAQNNIKPHRCRDFTRLTKDQQDEESTNKRNLMRLSKESDFLKSTMSSTCRSTILEGSSLSDISDQGEGDSFCLDVDSHTKYSVWVSFCEIYNENIYDLLEPIPNGSHRRTVLRLSQDIKGNTFVKDLKWVQVNNSEEAYKVLKIGKKNQSFSCTKLNNVSSRSHSIFSIRILRIEDVGIPRVHTISELSLCDLAGSERCAKTQNKGVQLKEAGNINSSLLTLGKCINALRLNQQAKFQQHVPFRESKLTHYLQGFFCGRGKACMIVNINQCASMYDETLNVLKFSAIAQKVVVLNIKPVPAIAPKRSARDVSLIINNAGCKNLWSRRESSMVAWETTLEDVQEDGDEEEEEDDYEEEESCDESMAEETILEAGEEDKTVLEDFNGQFALVEELREKLLKEEAEKLALESHIREEVTIEFMELFSKMESDYNERLSKEREIIEDRADKRLEILKNLVSKSVSKCASVTGDEEMTKEDKVELLEGIIDAMRDDLARIRRDAEAAQTCLVDLPESPGTVASPRKQVDDLSEELLKTQQQLHLKTNEMDEMSMELKQLCGQLEDAKENLESQTRTFEALMEICHEKDDMITKLQEAIDQNSEAATRDAALVDSIKDEILSLKQNCKCMSWESPSAEEGRNCHADVLENLDDQPALKKGRLEDERVILACELEKLQAECHQKDMTISQLKEEHEVMVQKLETVKGEIKIMNEDSGDLKREKVSFEQNLQKLTNDLEEQTDDCEAVMALLEKERKETARLSKDNKALVNGIFQLQQTSQKEESSVKTLQTELIEQTERSANLLEELEAARALLKELEDQSNEKSKTIESLTLETERLQKEAEELKVSSVQRNDSKFHDTIDAMKRECESVVEQLLQKSQWIADLEQELNQVREQLSGQEELCSQLRHELETLRSEAQFNLQDYELEKGAYNEITKSYSDLEQMAGHLKERIVDLEVQVQSSGGSSERVVELEKQLAEREAQCGALQARLEVAQQKLSQVEESHINKSKEKVIEDMRLALTEQERTQTEQEQILEAKMKEIEALSRELMSLKDSCLPKNMKSAKFSHVINCPGENVKPERQRTEERLKLVNEQHEVENQKCLEKRAILMEGADEPEQEESRCPAPELMRECRKELCRSTLQTEKVLDSPQVSTDGRRELCFPKLESQLTPLHPNKLKVRRQGENKSVNIKITRSARKRNSNEMEKGPVESENKKNIKLRVNMQSPTVLGVKTDQNKQWTPASLKAKKDGTVQKIGDFIQCSPTLLGGEAKSIMGIVNGRSTKRERATSVKPKRTKRKLYKTEISSPLDIPSLPIIGLDQDEKESDHLIIRRQLRSRTARK; encoded by the exons ATGGATACGTGTTTGGACAAGAAACCAGAGAGAGTGGGGCCTATAGTTGTTGAGGATCTGAGAAAGGACTTGTTTGCTGATTTTTCAGCAATTGCATCTGCTCTGCCACAG GATTGTGTATTATTTGAGAAAGAGCATCTGCGGGTCTACCTCAGGATACGTCCCTTTACCACAGTAGAGAATGAAAGTGGTGAATCTCAG GAATGTGTGTCCATGGAGCCACCAGACACTGTTTTACTCAGGGCTCCTAGGAGCTCTTTATCAACCAGACGACAAACTAGTCACGCAGATGGTGACAAACCAGTCACTCAGACCACCCAAAGATTTCAGTTTTCTCAG GTATATggccctgacactacacagaggcAAATGTTTGATGGCACAGTGAAACGTCTGCTCAGAGATGTTCTAGAAGGAGGAAATTCTATTGTCTTCACATATGGAGTCACCAACGCCGGGAAGACATTCACATTCCTTG GCCCTGAGAGTGATGGTGGAATTCTTCCAAGGTCTTTGAACGTGATCTTCAACAGCATCGAGGGCCGGGTCTATGCACAGAACAACATCAAACCACATCGATGCAGAGACTTCACTAGGCTCACAAAGGACCAGCAGGATGAAGAGTCTACTAATAAGCGAAACCTCATGAGACTGTCAAAGGAG AGTGATTTTCTGAAAAGCACGATGAGCTCCACTTGCAGGTCAACAATACTGGAGG GTTCCTCCTTGAGCGACATCAGTGAtcagggggaaggagacagtTTCTGTCTGGATGTGGACTCTCACACTAAATACTCTGTGTGGGTTTCCTTCTGTGAAATCTACAATGAGAATATCTACGACCTGCTGGAGCCCATTCCTAATGGCTCACATAGGAGAACCGTCCTTCGGCTGTCCCAAGACATCAAGGGAAACACCTTTGTGAAAG ATTTAAAGTGGGTTCAAGTAAATAATTCAGAGGAGGCTTACAAAGTCCTGAAGATCGGAAAGAAGAACCAGAGTTTCTCCTGCACAAAGCTCAACAATGTCTCAAGCAGAAGCCATAGCATATTTTCCATTCGTATCTTGCGGATTGAAGATGTTGGTATACCCAGAGTCCACACAATTAGCGA GTTGTCGTTGTGTGATCTGGCTGGATCTGAGAGATGTGCAAAGACTCAGAATAAAGGAGTGCAGCTAAAAGAGGCTGGCAATATcaacagctcattgctcactctgggCAAATGCATCAATGCTCTGAGACTCAACCAACAAGCAAA GTTCCAACAACATGTCCCCTTCAGAGAGAGCAAGCTCACACACTACCTCCAGGGCTTTTTCTGTGGTAGAGGGAAAGCCTGCATGATTGTCAACATCAACCAGTGTGCCTCCATGTACGACGAGACGCTCAACGTCCTCAAATTCTCTGCCATCGCCCAAAAG GTGGTGGTCCTCAACATCAAACCAGTCCCTGCCATTGCTCCAAAGAGATCAGCCAGGGATGTGTCCCTCATCATTAACAATGCTGGCTGCAAGAACCtgtggagtaggagggagagctCCATGGTGGCTTGGGAAACGACTCTAGAAGATGTGCAGGAAGatggggatgaagaggaggaggaggatgattaTGAAGAAGAGGAAAGTTGCGATGAGAGCATGGCAGAGGAGACCATTCTGGAGGCGGGAGAAGAGGACAAGACGGTGCTTGAGGACTTCAAT ggccagtttgctctgGTGGAGGAACTGAGGGAGAAACTTCTGAAGGAGGAAGCTGAGAAATTGGCTTTGGAGTCTCATATCCGTGAAGAGGTCACCATCGAGTTCATGGAGCTATTCTCCAAAATGGAAAGTGATTACAA TGAGCGTCTTTCCAAAGAGAGGGAGATCATCGAGGACAGAGCGGACAAGAGGTTGGAGATCCTGAAGAATTTAGTCAGCAAAAGTGTCAGCAAGTGTGCAAGTGTCACTGGTGACGAGGAAATGACAAAG GAGGATAAGGTGGAGCTCTTGGAGGGGATCATTGATGCAATGCGAGACGACCTGGCTAGAATCAGGAGGGATGCAGAGGCTGCACAGACCTGTTTGGTGGACCTGCCTGAGTCTCCTGGCACTGTAGCCAGCCCGAGGAAGCAAGTGGATGACTTATCAGAGGAGCTCCTCAAGACCCAGCAGCAACTCCACCTCAAAACAAATG AAATGGATGAAATGAGCATGGAATTGAAACAATTGTGCGGGCAGCTAGAGGATGCGAAGGAG AATTTGGAATCTCAGACACGGACGTTTGAGGCCTTAATGGAAATCTGCCATGAGAAAGATGACATGATTACCAAGCTGCAGGAAGCAATAGACCAGAATAGTGAGGCTGCAACTAGGGAT GCAGCCTTGGTTGACTCCATCAAGGATGAGATTCTGAGCTTGAAACAGAATTGTAAGTGTATGAGTTGGGAAAGTCCCAGTGCTGAGGAGGGCAGGAACTGCCATGCTGATGTCCTAGAAAACCTTGATGATCAGCCTGCCCTGAAGAAAG ggcgTCTTGAGGATGAGCGTGTTATTCTAGCATGCGAGTTGGAGAAACTCCAGGCGGAATGTCATCAAAAAGACATGACCATTTCACAGTTAAAAGAAGAACATGAGGTGATGGTTCAGAAGTTGGAGACAGTCAAAGGAGAGATAAAAATAATGAACGAGGACTCCGGTGATCTCAAACGCGAGAAGGTTTCGTTCGAACAGAACTTACAGAAGCTCACCAACGATTTGGAGGAGCAGACGGATGACTGTGAAGCTGTGATGGCTttgctggagaaagagaggaaagagacagcCAGGCTCTCTAAAGACAACAAAGCACTGGTCAATGGCATCTTCCAGCTCCAGCAGACATCACAGAAAGAGGAGTCTTCAGTGAAAACTCTCCAAACAGAACTTATCGAACAGACTGAGAGGTCCGCCAATCTTTTAGAGGAGCTAGAGGCAGCCAGAGCACTCTTGAAGGAGCTCGAAGACCAATCTAACGAAAAATCCAAAACCATTGAATCCTTGACTTTGGAAACTGAACGACtccagaaggaagcggaggaacTGAAGGTCTCTTCTGTGCAGAGGAACGACTCAAAGTTCCATGACACCATAGATGCCATGAAAAGGGAGTGTGAGAGTGTGGTGGAACAGTTGCTCCAGAAGAGCCAGTGGATAGCTGACCTGGAGCAGGAGCTCAACCAGGTCAGAGAGCAGCTCTCTGGACAGGAAGAACTCTGCAGCCAGCTGAGACATGAGCTAGAGACACTGCGGTCAGAGGCACAATTCAACCTGCAGGACTATGAATTAGAGAAGGGGGCTTACAATGAAATTACGAAGAGTTACTCTGACCTCGAACAAATGGCAGGCCACCTGAAGGAGCGAATCGTGGACCTGGAGGTTCAGGTGCAGTCCTCTGGAGGCAGCTCTGAGAGGGTTGTGGAGTTGGAGAAGcagctggctgagagggaggCCCAGTGTGGAGCTCTGCAAGCGAGACTAGAGGTGGCTCAGCAGAAACTGTCCCAGGTGGAAGAAAGTCATATAAATAAGTCCAAGGAGAAGGTGATTGAAGACATGCGTCTTGCactgacagagcaggagaggacacaaACAGAACAAGAGCAGATTCTGGAGGCTAAGATGAAAGAGATTGAGGCTTTAAGTCGAG AGCTGATGAGTTTGAAGGACAGCTGCCTTCCAAAAAACATGAAAAGTGCCAAGTTTTCTCATGTGATCAACTGTCCTGGCGAGAACGTGAAGCCGGAACGTCAGCGGACTGAAGAGCGCTTGAAG CTGGTTAATGAGCAGCATGAGGTGGAGAACCAGAAGTGCCTTGAAAAGAGGGCAATTCTGATGGAGGGAGCCGACGAGCCAGAGCAGGAGGAGAGTCGGTGCCCGGCTCCAGAGTTGATGAGGGAGTGTCGAAAGGAGCTCTGCCGTAGCACGCTGCAGACTGAAAAG GTACTGGACTCCCCGCAGGTGTCCACAGATGGCAGGCGAGAGCTTTGCTTCCCCAAGCTGGAGAGCCAGCTCACCCCTCTGCACCCCAACAAGCTGAAGGTCCGGAGGCAGGGAGAGAACAAGTCTGTGAACATCAAAATCACCCGCTCAGCCAGGAAGAGGAATAGCAACGAGATGGAGAAG GGCCCTGTGGAAAGTGAGAACAAAAAGAATATCAAGTTGAGGGTGAACATGCAG TCTCCGACAGTGCTTGGTGTAAAAACAGACCAGAACAAGCAATGGACACCAGCAAGTCTGAAAGCCAAAAAGGATGGAACCGTCCAGAAGATTGGAGACTTCATCCAGTGTTCCCCAACTCTGCTTGGGGGCGAAG CTAAGTCAATTATGGGGATTGTAAATGGAAGATCTACCAAGCGAGAGAGAGCCACATCAGTGAAACCGAAAAGGACCAAGAGGAAGCTGTACAAGACCgagatctcctctcctctggacatCCCATCTCTTCCG